In Haliaeetus albicilla chromosome 12, bHalAlb1.1, whole genome shotgun sequence, a genomic segment contains:
- the TPM1 gene encoding tropomyosin alpha-1 chain isoform X5 has protein sequence MAAMSSLEAVRRKIRSLQEQADAAEERAGRLQREVDQERALREEAESEVASLNRRIQLVEEELDRAQERLATALQKLEEAEKAADESERGMKVIENRAQKDEEKMEIQEIQLKEAKHIAEEADRKYEEVARKLVIIESDLERAEERAELSESKCAELEEELKTVTNNLKSLEAQAEKYSQKEDKYEEEIKVLTDKLKEAETRAEFAERSVTKLEKSIDDLEDELYAQKLKYKAISEELDHALNDMTSI, from the exons ATGGCGGCGATGAGCTCGCTGGAGGCCGTGCGGAGGAAGATCCGGAGCTTGCAGGAGCAGGCGGACGCCGCCGAGGAGCGGGCGGGTCGGCTGCAGCGGGAGGTGGACCAGGAGCGGGCCCTGCGGGAGGAG GCTGAGAGCGAAGTAGCTTCTCTGAACAGACGCATCCAGCTGGTTGAGGAAGAGTTGGATCGGGCTCAGGAGCGCTTGGCTACTGCCCTGCAGAAGCTGGAGGAGGCCGAGAAGGCTGCAGATGAGAGTGAAAG AGGAATGAAGGTCATTGAAAATAGAGCCCAGAAGGATGAAGAGAAGATGGAAATCCAAGAGATCCAGCTTAAAGAAGCTAAGCACATTGCTGAGGAGGCTGACCGCAAGTATGAAGAG GTGGCTCGTAAGCTTGTGATCATTGAGAGTGACCTGGAGCGGGCTGAGGAACGTGCTGAACTATCAGAAAG CAAATGTGCTGAGCTTGAAGAGGAGTTGAAAACTGTGACCAACAACCTGAAGTCGCTGGAGGCTCAGGCTGAGAAG TACTCACAGAAGGAAGACAAATATGAAGAGGAGATTAAAGTCCTGACTGACAAACTGAAGGAG GCTGAGACCCGAGCTGAATTTGCTGAGAGGTCAGTAACCAAGCTGGAGAAGAGCATTGATGACCTAGAAG ATGAGCTATATGCTCAGAAACTGAAGTACAAAGCCATCAGTGAGGAGCTGGACCACGCTCTCAATGATATGACTTCCAT ataa
- the TPM1 gene encoding tropomyosin alpha-1 chain isoform X7 yields MAAMSSLEAVRRKIRSLQEQADAAEERAGRLQREVDQERALREEAESEVASLNRRIQLVEEELDRAQERLATALQKLEEAEKAADESERGMKVIENRAQKDEEKMEIQEIQLKEAKHIAEEADRKYEEVARKLVIIESDLERAEERAELSESQVRQLEEQLRIMDQTLKALMAAEDKYSQKEDKYEEEIKVLTDKLKEAETRAEFAERSVTKLEKSIDDLEDELYAQKLKYKAISEELDHALNDMTSI; encoded by the exons ATGGCGGCGATGAGCTCGCTGGAGGCCGTGCGGAGGAAGATCCGGAGCTTGCAGGAGCAGGCGGACGCCGCCGAGGAGCGGGCGGGTCGGCTGCAGCGGGAGGTGGACCAGGAGCGGGCCCTGCGGGAGGAG GCTGAGAGCGAAGTAGCTTCTCTGAACAGACGCATCCAGCTGGTTGAGGAAGAGTTGGATCGGGCTCAGGAGCGCTTGGCTACTGCCCTGCAGAAGCTGGAGGAGGCCGAGAAGGCTGCAGATGAGAGTGAAAG AGGAATGAAGGTCATTGAAAATAGAGCCCAGAAGGATGAAGAGAAGATGGAAATCCAAGAGATCCAGCTTAAAGAAGCTAAGCACATTGCTGAGGAGGCTGACCGCAAGTATGAAGAG GTGGCTCGTAAGCTTGTGATCATTGAGAGTGACCTGGAGCGGGCTGAGGAACGTGCTGAACTATCAGAAAG CCAAGTCCGACAGCTGGAAGAACAGTTAAGAATAATGGATCAAACCTTGAAAGCATTAATGGCTGCAGAGGATAAG TACTCACAGAAGGAAGACAAATATGAAGAGGAGATTAAAGTCCTGACTGACAAACTGAAGGAG GCTGAGACCCGAGCTGAATTTGCTGAGAGGTCAGTAACCAAGCTGGAGAAGAGCATTGATGACCTAGAAG ATGAGCTATATGCTCAGAAACTGAAGTACAAAGCCATCAGTGAGGAGCTGGACCACGCTCTCAATGATATGACTTCCAT ataa
- the TPM1 gene encoding tropomyosin alpha-1 chain isoform X2, whose translation MDAIKKKMQMLKLDKENALDRAEQAEADKKAAEERSKQLEDELVALQKKLKSTEDELDKYSESLKDAQEKLELADKKATDAESEVASLNRRIQLVEEELDRAQERLATALQKLEEAEKAADESERGMKVIENRAQKDEEKMEIQEIQLKEAKHIAEEADRKYEEVARKLVIIESDLERAEERAELSESKCAELEEELKTVTNNLKSLEAQAEKYSQKEDKYEEEIKVLTDKLKEAETRAEFAERSVTKLEKSIDDLEEKVAHAKEENLSMHQMLDQTLLELNNM comes from the exons atggATGCCATCAAGAAGAAGATGCAGATGCTGAAGCTGGACAAGGAGAACGCCTTGGACAGAGCCGAGCAAGCCGAAGCGGACAAGAAGGCGGCGGAGGAGAGAAGCAAGCAG CTGGAGGACGAGCTGGTGGCTCTACAAAAGAAGCTGAAGAGCACTGAGGATGAGCTGGACAAATACTCCGAGTCTCTTAAAGATGCACAGGAAAAGTTGGAACTGGCTGACAAAAAGGCCACAGAT GCTGAGAGCGAAGTAGCTTCTCTGAACAGACGCATCCAGCTGGTTGAGGAAGAGTTGGATCGGGCTCAGGAGCGCTTGGCTACTGCCCTGCAGAAGCTGGAGGAGGCCGAGAAGGCTGCAGATGAGAGTGAAAG AGGAATGAAGGTCATTGAAAATAGAGCCCAGAAGGATGAAGAGAAGATGGAAATCCAAGAGATCCAGCTTAAAGAAGCTAAGCACATTGCTGAGGAGGCTGACCGCAAGTATGAAGAG GTGGCTCGTAAGCTTGTGATCATTGAGAGTGACCTGGAGCGGGCTGAGGAACGTGCTGAACTATCAGAAAG CAAATGTGCTGAGCTTGAAGAGGAGTTGAAAACTGTGACCAACAACCTGAAGTCGCTGGAGGCTCAGGCTGAGAAG TACTCACAGAAGGAAGACAAATATGAAGAGGAGATTAAAGTCCTGACTGACAAACTGAAGGAG GCTGAGACCCGAGCTGAATTTGCTGAGAGGTCAGTAACCAAGCTGGAGAAGAGCATTGATGACCTAGAAG
- the TPM1 gene encoding tropomyosin alpha-1 chain isoform X9, translating to MDAIKKKMQMLKLDKENALDRAEQAEADKKAAEERSKQLEDELVALQKKLKSTEDELDKYSESLKDAQEKLELADKKATDAESEVASLNRRIQLVEEELDRAQERLATALQKLEEAEKAADESERGMKVIENRAQKDEEKMEIQEIQLKEAKHIAEEADRKYEEVARKLVIIESDLERAEERAELSESKCAELEEELKTVTNNLKSLEAQAEKYSQKEDKYEEEIKVLTDKLKEAETRAEFAERSVTKLEKSIDDLEDNFLCFTSPKTSSSGWIKHLSKLWMFHGFTVLSSSLVDSIPLAPVSEHALFVLCCTETLRLSM from the exons atggATGCCATCAAGAAGAAGATGCAGATGCTGAAGCTGGACAAGGAGAACGCCTTGGACAGAGCCGAGCAAGCCGAAGCGGACAAGAAGGCGGCGGAGGAGAGAAGCAAGCAG CTGGAGGACGAGCTGGTGGCTCTACAAAAGAAGCTGAAGAGCACTGAGGATGAGCTGGACAAATACTCCGAGTCTCTTAAAGATGCACAGGAAAAGTTGGAACTGGCTGACAAAAAGGCCACAGAT GCTGAGAGCGAAGTAGCTTCTCTGAACAGACGCATCCAGCTGGTTGAGGAAGAGTTGGATCGGGCTCAGGAGCGCTTGGCTACTGCCCTGCAGAAGCTGGAGGAGGCCGAGAAGGCTGCAGATGAGAGTGAAAG AGGAATGAAGGTCATTGAAAATAGAGCCCAGAAGGATGAAGAGAAGATGGAAATCCAAGAGATCCAGCTTAAAGAAGCTAAGCACATTGCTGAGGAGGCTGACCGCAAGTATGAAGAG GTGGCTCGTAAGCTTGTGATCATTGAGAGTGACCTGGAGCGGGCTGAGGAACGTGCTGAACTATCAGAAAG CAAATGTGCTGAGCTTGAAGAGGAGTTGAAAACTGTGACCAACAACCTGAAGTCGCTGGAGGCTCAGGCTGAGAAG TACTCACAGAAGGAAGACAAATATGAAGAGGAGATTAAAGTCCTGACTGACAAACTGAAGGAG GCTGAGACCCGAGCTGAATTTGCTGAGAGGTCAGTAACCAAGCTGGAGAAGAGCATTGATGACCTAGAAG ataattttctttgcttcacTTCTCCAAAGACATCTTCATCAGGTTGGATAAAACATCTTTCCAAGCTTTGGATGTTTCATGGGTTCACTGTCCTGTCTTCTAGCTTAGTTGACTCTATTCCTCTAGCACCTGTCTCAGAACATGCTCTCTTTGTGCTCTGCTGTACAGAAACTCTACGTCTCtcaatgtaa
- the TPM1 gene encoding tropomyosin alpha-1 chain isoform X4 yields the protein MDAIKKKMQMLKLDKENALDRAEQAEADKKAAEERSKQLEDELVALQKKLKSTEDELDKYSESLKDAQEKLELADKKATDAESEVASLNRRIQLVEEELDRAQERLATALQKLEEAEKAADESERGMKVIENRAQKDEEKMEIQEIQLKEAKHIAEEADRKYEEVARKLVIIESDLERAEERAELSESQVRQLEEQLRIMDQTLKALMAAEDKYSQKEDKYEEEIKVLTDKLKEAETRAEFAERSVTKLEKSIDDLEEKVAHAKEENLSMHQMLDQTLLELNNM from the exons atggATGCCATCAAGAAGAAGATGCAGATGCTGAAGCTGGACAAGGAGAACGCCTTGGACAGAGCCGAGCAAGCCGAAGCGGACAAGAAGGCGGCGGAGGAGAGAAGCAAGCAG CTGGAGGACGAGCTGGTGGCTCTACAAAAGAAGCTGAAGAGCACTGAGGATGAGCTGGACAAATACTCCGAGTCTCTTAAAGATGCACAGGAAAAGTTGGAACTGGCTGACAAAAAGGCCACAGAT GCTGAGAGCGAAGTAGCTTCTCTGAACAGACGCATCCAGCTGGTTGAGGAAGAGTTGGATCGGGCTCAGGAGCGCTTGGCTACTGCCCTGCAGAAGCTGGAGGAGGCCGAGAAGGCTGCAGATGAGAGTGAAAG AGGAATGAAGGTCATTGAAAATAGAGCCCAGAAGGATGAAGAGAAGATGGAAATCCAAGAGATCCAGCTTAAAGAAGCTAAGCACATTGCTGAGGAGGCTGACCGCAAGTATGAAGAG GTGGCTCGTAAGCTTGTGATCATTGAGAGTGACCTGGAGCGGGCTGAGGAACGTGCTGAACTATCAGAAAG CCAAGTCCGACAGCTGGAAGAACAGTTAAGAATAATGGATCAAACCTTGAAAGCATTAATGGCTGCAGAGGATAAG TACTCACAGAAGGAAGACAAATATGAAGAGGAGATTAAAGTCCTGACTGACAAACTGAAGGAG GCTGAGACCCGAGCTGAATTTGCTGAGAGGTCAGTAACCAAGCTGGAGAAGAGCATTGATGACCTAGAAG
- the TPM1 gene encoding tropomyosin alpha-1 chain isoform X1, with amino-acid sequence MDAIKKKMQMLKLDKENALDRAEQAEADKKAAEERSKQLEDELVALQKKLKSTEDELDKYSESLKDAQEKLELADKKATDAESEVASLNRRIQLVEEELDRAQERLATALQKLEEAEKAADESERGMKVIENRAQKDEEKMEIQEIQLKEAKHIAEEADRKYEEVARKLVIIESDLERAEERAELSESKCAELEEELKTVTNNLKSLEAQAEKYSQKEDKYEEEIKVLTDKLKEAETRAEFAERSVTKLEKSIDDLEDELYAQKLKYKAISEELDHALNDMTSI; translated from the exons atggATGCCATCAAGAAGAAGATGCAGATGCTGAAGCTGGACAAGGAGAACGCCTTGGACAGAGCCGAGCAAGCCGAAGCGGACAAGAAGGCGGCGGAGGAGAGAAGCAAGCAG CTGGAGGACGAGCTGGTGGCTCTACAAAAGAAGCTGAAGAGCACTGAGGATGAGCTGGACAAATACTCCGAGTCTCTTAAAGATGCACAGGAAAAGTTGGAACTGGCTGACAAAAAGGCCACAGAT GCTGAGAGCGAAGTAGCTTCTCTGAACAGACGCATCCAGCTGGTTGAGGAAGAGTTGGATCGGGCTCAGGAGCGCTTGGCTACTGCCCTGCAGAAGCTGGAGGAGGCCGAGAAGGCTGCAGATGAGAGTGAAAG AGGAATGAAGGTCATTGAAAATAGAGCCCAGAAGGATGAAGAGAAGATGGAAATCCAAGAGATCCAGCTTAAAGAAGCTAAGCACATTGCTGAGGAGGCTGACCGCAAGTATGAAGAG GTGGCTCGTAAGCTTGTGATCATTGAGAGTGACCTGGAGCGGGCTGAGGAACGTGCTGAACTATCAGAAAG CAAATGTGCTGAGCTTGAAGAGGAGTTGAAAACTGTGACCAACAACCTGAAGTCGCTGGAGGCTCAGGCTGAGAAG TACTCACAGAAGGAAGACAAATATGAAGAGGAGATTAAAGTCCTGACTGACAAACTGAAGGAG GCTGAGACCCGAGCTGAATTTGCTGAGAGGTCAGTAACCAAGCTGGAGAAGAGCATTGATGACCTAGAAG ATGAGCTATATGCTCAGAAACTGAAGTACAAAGCCATCAGTGAGGAGCTGGACCACGCTCTCAATGATATGACTTCCAT ataa
- the TPM1 gene encoding tropomyosin alpha-1 chain isoform X3, which produces MDAIKKKMQMLKLDKENALDRAEQAEADKKAAEERSKQLEDELVALQKKLKSTEDELDKYSESLKDAQEKLELADKKATDAESEVASLNRRIQLVEEELDRAQERLATALQKLEEAEKAADESERGMKVIENRAQKDEEKMEIQEIQLKEAKHIAEEADRKYEEVARKLVIIESDLERAEERAELSESQVRQLEEQLRIMDQTLKALMAAEDKYSQKEDKYEEEIKVLTDKLKEAETRAEFAERSVTKLEKSIDDLEDELYAQKLKYKAISEELDHALNDMTSI; this is translated from the exons atggATGCCATCAAGAAGAAGATGCAGATGCTGAAGCTGGACAAGGAGAACGCCTTGGACAGAGCCGAGCAAGCCGAAGCGGACAAGAAGGCGGCGGAGGAGAGAAGCAAGCAG CTGGAGGACGAGCTGGTGGCTCTACAAAAGAAGCTGAAGAGCACTGAGGATGAGCTGGACAAATACTCCGAGTCTCTTAAAGATGCACAGGAAAAGTTGGAACTGGCTGACAAAAAGGCCACAGAT GCTGAGAGCGAAGTAGCTTCTCTGAACAGACGCATCCAGCTGGTTGAGGAAGAGTTGGATCGGGCTCAGGAGCGCTTGGCTACTGCCCTGCAGAAGCTGGAGGAGGCCGAGAAGGCTGCAGATGAGAGTGAAAG AGGAATGAAGGTCATTGAAAATAGAGCCCAGAAGGATGAAGAGAAGATGGAAATCCAAGAGATCCAGCTTAAAGAAGCTAAGCACATTGCTGAGGAGGCTGACCGCAAGTATGAAGAG GTGGCTCGTAAGCTTGTGATCATTGAGAGTGACCTGGAGCGGGCTGAGGAACGTGCTGAACTATCAGAAAG CCAAGTCCGACAGCTGGAAGAACAGTTAAGAATAATGGATCAAACCTTGAAAGCATTAATGGCTGCAGAGGATAAG TACTCACAGAAGGAAGACAAATATGAAGAGGAGATTAAAGTCCTGACTGACAAACTGAAGGAG GCTGAGACCCGAGCTGAATTTGCTGAGAGGTCAGTAACCAAGCTGGAGAAGAGCATTGATGACCTAGAAG ATGAGCTATATGCTCAGAAACTGAAGTACAAAGCCATCAGTGAGGAGCTGGACCACGCTCTCAATGATATGACTTCCAT ataa